In one Pseudomonas purpurea genomic region, the following are encoded:
- the pdhA gene encoding pyruvate dehydrogenase (acetyl-transferring) E1 component subunit alpha: MMPHKVELSYTRFLSPDGQLLGDLPSWADDFNTLTRLYRQMVLTRLFDQKAVALQRTGRIGTYAPTLGQEAIGVALGSLMHREDVLVPYYRDTAVQLMRGVRMEEILLYWGGDERGSDFADPAAAEDFPICVPIATQALHACGVASAFKIRGEHRVAVTTCGDGATSKGDFLEALNVAGAWQLPVVFVVNNNQWAISVPRRIQCGAPTLAQKAVGAGFHGEQVDGNDMLAVYDRMHCALERARHGKGPVLLECLSYRLGDHTTADDATRYRPADEVKQAWLEEPIKRLQRFLVGQGVWDEGREQALIAECQGQVQVAVDHFEAAGLQPPGSVMDHVYAQWPHALAEQREWLLERAVRHAGGAEHE, from the coding sequence GTGATGCCCCACAAGGTGGAGCTGTCCTATACCCGTTTTTTATCCCCCGATGGCCAGTTGCTCGGCGATTTGCCGTCCTGGGCCGATGACTTCAATACCTTGACCCGCCTCTATCGGCAGATGGTGCTGACCCGTCTGTTCGACCAGAAAGCCGTGGCCCTGCAACGCACCGGGCGCATCGGCACCTACGCGCCCACCCTCGGCCAGGAAGCGATTGGCGTGGCGCTCGGCAGCCTGATGCACCGTGAAGACGTGCTGGTGCCGTACTACCGCGACACCGCCGTGCAATTGATGCGCGGGGTGCGCATGGAGGAGATTCTGTTGTATTGGGGCGGTGACGAGCGCGGCAGCGACTTTGCCGACCCGGCGGCGGCCGAGGACTTCCCGATCTGTGTACCGATTGCCACCCAGGCGCTGCATGCCTGCGGGGTGGCCAGTGCGTTCAAGATTCGCGGCGAACACCGGGTGGCCGTGACCACCTGCGGCGATGGCGCCACCAGCAAGGGCGATTTCCTTGAAGCGCTGAACGTCGCCGGGGCATGGCAGTTGCCAGTGGTGTTCGTGGTCAACAACAACCAGTGGGCGATCTCGGTGCCACGGCGGATTCAGTGCGGCGCGCCGACCCTGGCACAGAAAGCCGTCGGCGCCGGGTTCCATGGCGAACAGGTCGACGGCAACGACATGCTCGCGGTCTATGACCGGATGCACTGCGCCCTTGAACGTGCGCGTCACGGCAAAGGCCCGGTGTTGCTCGAATGCTTGAGCTATCGTCTCGGCGATCACACCACGGCGGACGATGCGACACGCTACCGGCCGGCCGATGAGGTGAAGCAGGCCTGGCTCGAAGAGCCGATCAAACGCCTGCAACGGTTTCTGGTGGGACAGGGCGTGTGGGACGAGGGGCGCGAACAGGCGCTGATCGCCGAGTGCCAAGGGCAGGTGCAAGTGGCGGTGGATCACTTTGAGGCCGCCGGCCTTCAGCCTCCCGGGTCGGTGATGGATCACGTGTATGCCCAATGGCCGCACGCCCTGGCCGAGCAGCGCGAGTGGCTGCTTGAACGTGCGGTGCGGCACGCGGGAGGGGCCGAGCATGAGTAA
- a CDS encoding dihydrolipoamide acetyltransferase family protein: MKYFKLPDLGEGLQEAEIVEWHVKVGDTVKADQLLVSVETAKALVDIPAPYDGVVARTYGDAGDILHVGEPLLGYEGEADAGTVVGRLEGGGGTQDDRFFIGAAPSTREHLSPRATPAVRQLARQLGVDLSALADVGHDGPITRSDVERASQTARDTFGGEKLRGVRRSMALNMARSHAEVVPVTIFADADLHRWGRAREPLIRLAKALASACAVEPVLNSGFDGSSLSIKHHDTLDLGIAVDTPDGLFVPVLRDVGNRSSADLKEGVTRLRADVQARSIPAKEMMGATLTLSNFGTLFGRYANPVVVPPQVAILAAGVIREEPVAVDGKVLVHPMLPLSLTFDHRVVTGGEAARFFKALVEALEQPEL; the protein is encoded by the coding sequence ATGAAATATTTCAAACTGCCAGACTTGGGTGAAGGCCTGCAAGAAGCGGAAATCGTCGAGTGGCACGTCAAGGTTGGCGACACGGTGAAGGCCGATCAGTTGCTGGTCTCGGTGGAAACCGCCAAGGCGCTGGTGGACATTCCGGCACCTTACGACGGTGTGGTGGCCAGGACCTACGGCGACGCCGGTGACATTCTGCATGTCGGTGAGCCGTTGCTCGGTTACGAAGGCGAAGCGGACGCCGGCACGGTGGTGGGCCGGCTCGAGGGCGGTGGCGGCACCCAGGACGACCGGTTTTTTATCGGCGCGGCACCGTCGACCCGCGAACACCTGAGCCCCCGTGCAACGCCCGCCGTGCGGCAACTGGCGCGGCAATTGGGCGTCGACTTGAGTGCACTCGCAGACGTCGGTCATGACGGGCCGATTACCCGCAGCGACGTCGAACGGGCATCGCAAACCGCTCGTGACACGTTCGGTGGGGAGAAGCTGCGCGGAGTGCGCCGCAGCATGGCGCTGAACATGGCCAGGTCCCACGCCGAAGTGGTGCCGGTGACGATCTTCGCCGATGCCGATTTGCATCGCTGGGGCCGTGCGCGTGAACCGCTGATTCGCCTGGCCAAAGCGTTGGCATCGGCGTGTGCCGTGGAACCGGTGCTCAACAGCGGTTTTGATGGCTCGTCGCTGTCGATCAAACACCATGACACGCTGGACCTGGGCATTGCCGTGGACACACCCGACGGCTTGTTTGTGCCGGTGCTGCGCGATGTTGGCAATCGTTCATCCGCGGACCTGAAAGAAGGCGTGACCCGTTTACGCGCCGACGTGCAGGCGCGTTCGATCCCGGCCAAGGAGATGATGGGCGCGACCCTGACCTTGTCGAATTTCGGCACCCTGTTCGGGCGTTACGCGAACCCGGTGGTAGTGCCGCCGCAAGTGGCGATCCTGGCCGCCGGGGTGATTCGCGAAGAGCCGGTGGCGGTGGACGGCAAGGTGCTGGTGCATCC
- a CDS encoding alpha-ketoacid dehydrogenase subunit beta codes for MSNGKATLLEAVNLALHRAMREDENVIVLGEDVGVNGGVFRATLGLRDSFGFKRVIDTPLAETMLGGLVVGMAAQGLKPVLEIQFMGFIYAAMEHLVSHASRMRNRTRGRITCPMVLRTPMGAGIRAPEHHSESTEALFAHIPGLRVLIPSSPARAYGLLLAAIDDPDPVVFLEPTRLYRMNPQPLSDDGKRLPLDTCFTLREGSDITLISWGASVLETLQAADVLAERGVSAEVIDVACIKPLDLDTLEASVRKTGRCVIVHEAPRTCGVGAEIAASLYERALLDLQAPILRVTAPDIPPPLYRLESLYMPSVEDILDACDSVLLHHF; via the coding sequence ATGAGTAACGGCAAGGCGACGTTGCTGGAGGCGGTCAACCTGGCGTTGCACCGGGCCATGCGCGAGGACGAAAACGTCATTGTGCTGGGTGAAGACGTGGGCGTGAACGGCGGTGTCTTTCGCGCCACCCTGGGGCTGCGCGACAGTTTCGGCTTCAAACGGGTGATTGACACGCCGCTGGCCGAAACCATGCTCGGCGGGCTGGTGGTGGGCATGGCGGCGCAGGGTTTGAAACCGGTGCTGGAAATCCAGTTCATGGGCTTCATCTACGCCGCCATGGAACACCTGGTGTCCCACGCCAGCCGCATGCGCAACCGCACACGCGGACGCATCACCTGCCCGATGGTGTTGCGCACGCCGATGGGCGCAGGGATTCGCGCACCGGAACATCACAGCGAAAGCACCGAGGCATTGTTTGCGCACATTCCCGGATTGCGTGTGCTGATCCCTTCTTCACCGGCACGGGCTTATGGCCTGTTACTGGCAGCCATCGACGACCCGGACCCGGTGGTTTTCCTTGAGCCGACGCGGCTCTACCGAATGAATCCACAGCCGTTGAGCGACGACGGCAAACGCCTGCCGCTCGATACCTGCTTCACCTTGCGCGAAGGCAGCGATATCACCCTGATCAGTTGGGGCGCGAGTGTCCTGGAAACCTTGCAGGCGGCCGACGTACTGGCCGAGCGCGGCGTATCGGCGGAGGTCATCGATGTGGCCTGTATCAAGCCTCTGGACCTCGACACCCTTGAAGCGTCAGTGCGCAAGACCGGCCGCTGCGTGATCGTCCACGAAGCGCCGCGCACCTGCGGGGTCGGCGCGGAAATCGCCGCCAGTCTCTATGAACGGGCACTGCTCGATCTGCAGGCACCGATTCTGCGGGTCACCGCGCCGGACATTCCGCCACCGCTGTATCGGCTGGAGTCGCTGTACATGCCGAGCGTCGAAGACATTCTGGATGCTTGCGACAGCGTGTTGCTGCACCACTTCTAA